The Terriglobus roseus region TGCACAGCAGTATCGGAAGCTACCGATGCATACGTCTGGAACGTGCGCGAGGGCATCGCGCGTGATTTGGTCACTCTCATCGCATTCGCGGCGGTTGGGCTTTATGTAAGAGAATTTGTAACCAAACAGGAAACAGAGCGGCTGCACGTTCAAGCACTCAGCGATGAGAATGCTGCACGTATCGAGGCTGAAGAGCAGCTAACTCTTCTTATCGGTAACTCAGCCCTTTCTATCCTCACGATGAGCGACGATGGCTCCGTTTTGCAGGCAAACATTGCAGCCCAACGTATGTTCTCGGGCAAGGATGAAGATACGCAAATTGTAGGGCTCAAGATTGACACACTTCTCCCATCCTTAGGTCGCGTGATGGCACGTTCCGCGGAAGGACGAAACATGAGGACGATGATGCAGGCGCAGGGAGTTCGATTTGATGGCGAACCCTTCCTGAGCGAAGTATGGTTCTCAAATTACTCCACAAGCCTCGGCAGACGAACAGCAGCCATGGTCGTGGATATCTCTGAAGAATTTCGCAACCGAGAGGAGTCTGTCACCGAACAGCTACTCAACAACTCACGCCTCGCAGTTGGCGCGATGGCGCATGAAATGCGCAACGTAGTGGGTGCGATCCAGTTGGTGATGCAATCGCTCGCGTCGGACTCGCCCGTGTTTGTCCAGAGTACGAATATGGTTGCGATGAGAGAGCTTGTCTCAACCCTTGAAACTATGGCTTCAAGTCAACTTTCCTACGTCAAACGAAATGCCGCACAAATCTCGCTAAATCAATTCCTATCCGAACTGTATGTTGTCGCACGCGCCATCCTTTCGGAATACGACATCGAGTTGCTTTGGGACGTTCCTCAAAATCATCCTTCTGTGTGGGCTGATACCGAAGGTCTTATGCAAGTCTTCTTGAACTTGCTACGCAATTCTCGCTCAGCGCTCTTACATACGACGAATGCGCGCGTTCGTATTCAAAGCCGCGTTGTAGAAGATCGTGTAGAGATCACTTGTTCGGACAATGGTCCTGGTGTAGCAGATCCCGCAAAACTCTTTCGCCCATTCCAATCGTCACGACCCGTGACAGGTCTCGGGCTATATCTGTCACGGGCCATTCTAAACAGCTTCCGCGGAGAACTACGCTTCGTTCCGAAAGAAGAAGGGGCCGAATTCGTTGTGGAACTTGAGGTGGTGCAGGCATGAACCCCATTTCGCGAGTCGTCAGAATCGTGCTCATCGATGATCATGTCCTTTTTCGTGAAGGCCTGCGTAGCGTTCTGGAAGGCAACGATGCTTTCAGCATAGTCGGAACTGCGTCTACGCTGCCCGATGCATTGGAGCTTTGCGCGAAAGGACCTAGCTTCGATCTGGCACTTATCGATTATCAGTTGCACACAGATGACAACACCGCGAACGGTCTTGAGGTTCTTCGAACACTTCGCGCTAGCCGCCCCGAAGCCAACGCCATAGTGCTGACTGGCGGGCTACCGACAGATACTTTGCTCGAGATTCTGAAGCAACATCGAGCAGGTGTCTTCCTCAAGACAGAGCCCGTCTCGGAACTCCTGATAGCAATCGAGAAGACCTTACGTGGTGAAGTTGCTATCTCCGCGAAAGCAGCAGAAGCGTTGTTGCAAGCAACAGAACTGGGCAACACCGCCGCTGCACCCGCGTCCTTCAGTGAGCGCGATCTCCTTGTTTTGCGGCTAATCACGGAGGGTCTCGCGAACAAAGAGATCGCCATACATCTGAACACCTCTGAGAGCAACGTTAAGGCGATCCTCCAACGTCTTTTTGAGAAGACGGGTGTTCGATCCCGCTCCCAGCTCGTTCGCTATGTCTTCGAATTCAATTTGGAGCTTTCTTGAGACCGAAAAGGTCAGTAAGGGAGCACATACGGCGCTGCCGGCGTCGCCAACGCATTCGATCGAATCTCCTGCTGGCGATCTTCTTTGGAATTCCCTTGTTTCTGTTGGTCGTAACGATACTCTTTCGCTTCCTTGAGAGACCTCGATAGTATGTTGAGCCAGCCACAGCTGTAGCTACATGGAGCTGCCTGCATCCCAGGGTTGAACGGAATTGGAGACTCCCCGCCTGCAACAAGGCGATATGTCTTTGCCGGGCACGTTCGCGTTAGGCACAAAAAGATGCAAGCGAATTTGAAATCAGAACTTAGTCCTGCAAGGCACACCAACAGAGCCGAAGGGAGATTAAGGAGTTAATGCAGCCGATATGGACGGCTTCTTTTAGATCTTCTCGGGTCAATTCTGCGGGACCTCGCCATCGACGGTGGCTGGCAAAACCTCCATATGCGCAAACGGTAGGCGTAACGTCGCCCTACTACTTCTGATCTCCACCGATCGCGATCACCATATACTTCGCGGGCGTGTCCCCCACGTTGCGAACCGTATGCATCGTCCCATAGGCCACGTAGATCACGCTGCCAGGCTCGGCCTTCTCCGAAACGCCATCATGTTCAAAGAGCAGCGTTCCTTCGCGCACCAGGATGAATTCTGAGTGCTGAATGGTATGCGGTGGATTCGGCTTGGCTCCGACCGGCTGCGTGGACTCATGGATCGAGACCGGCTCTCCGGTGGCCAATGCTGCATGCAGAATGTCACGGCTCTGCCCACCGTTCGCCATCGTGCGCACGCTGCCCTGTTCCGGCGTAAACACCCGCGCCTTCGCCAGCTCTCCCGTACCCATCGTAGGCGCTGCAGAACTTTGCCCAAGACCCATACCGCACCCCATCAGCAAACAAGCCACTGCAAGATATTTCATGGCGCCCATCGTACGCCGTTCGCTGAACGTTAAAGAAGAAGAACGTTAACCTTTATCGCCAGCACTGAACCAAACTATGTGGCCGAACCATAGCCGGTCATTGAGGAGTCACCCGTCCCGGTCAAACCGAGACCAGACGGGAGCGGTTCAGGTGCGACGCGTTTGCCTTCGATCATTGCGATAGCCGAAAGGCGTATACCGTGTCGCCCGTTACCGTCAGGATGTACTGCCGGCCATCCAGCAGATAGGTCTCTGGAGCGTTGGACACGTTGCCGATGCGGGCGTGCCACAGCGGTTTTGGCGTGCTGGTGTCATAGGCCACCAGATTGCCGGAGCCGTCACCGGAAAACAGCAGATGTCCTGCCGTGGTGAGCAGTCCCGTGGGAGAGCCGTCCTCCGGGAAGACATAGTTGTACACGGTCTTGCCGGTGCGATAGTCAATGCCGACAATCGAGCTAGGGTAAGAGCCCACGGGGACTTCTTCCTTGCCTCCCAACCCCATGATCTGCTTCGGATCGGTCTGTGTGAGGTAGTACATCGCGTATCCCTGATGCAGACCGACGTAGAACAGACCTGTCTGCGGGGAAAAGCTGGGCGGCTGCCAGTTGACCGAGCCACCGTTGGTGGGTGAGACCAGCGAACCGGCCACCGTCGAGTCCTGATCTGGATCTCGAATCGGATTGCCGTTCGCGTTCACCCCGGTCGCCCAATTCGCCGCCGGTGAATACTTCGTGGTCAGCAGATGCTGCCCGGTCACGCGGTCCAGGACGAAGAAGTAACCGTTGCGGGTCGCTTCCATTACCAGCTTGCGAGGCTTGCCTTCGAACGTACCATCGACAAAAACCGGGGCCTGCACGGAATCCCAATCGTGGGTGTCGTCGGGCGAGGTCTGGTAGTACCAGGCCATTTTGCCTGTTTCGACATCGAGCGCGACGATCGAGCAGGTGAACAGATTGGTGTCTTTCGCGTCCTTACCGCGCGGAGCAACCGAATAGGCAGGGATCGGATTCCCGGTGCCGAAGATGTAAAGCTTGGTTGCCGGATCGTAGGAGCCGGAGAGCCAGGGCATAGCACCGCCGTGCTGGGCCGCGTCCATGCTGCCCCAGGTATCCCATCCCGGATCACCTTTTTTCATTGGCACCAGGAAGGTCTTCCATTGCAGTTCACCCGTTTCGGCGTTGAACGACTGGAGGAAGCCCGGCTGATCGAGGTTACTGCTGGTGCCAACGAGGACGTGATTGCCCACCACCACTGGCGCAGTGGTTGAGAAGTACTGCTGAGTATAGGGTGCAATCTCCTTGTGCCACCGCTCCTTACCCGTCTTCGCGTCCAGCGCCACAAGGTAGTCCTCAGGCACCTCGAAGTACAGCGTATCGCCGTACATGGCCATGCCGCGATTGCCAATGTGATCGCCGCCGCGCGTTGTCCAACAGTAATGCCACAGGACCGTGCCATCGCGAGCATCCATGGCCCAGGCATTGTCAGGCGACGAGATGTAGAGCACGCCATTCACCTGGAGGATGGAACCGGTGATGCGAGGAGAGCCACTGCTGGAACCCGGGACCGGGACCGGTGTCTCAGTGACGCCACCCACAATGGTCGGCGCGACAAATCCCGGCGGCCCGAAGCCTCGCCGTGCCCCTGCTCCACCGCCCGGTCCGGCGGTAAGAGCTACGCTCTTCCAAGCCAGCGTCAGATCCTTGACGTTGGTGCGGTTTACCTGGTCAAGAACGCTATAGCGCCGCTGTGAGTAATCGCCCGCATAGGTCGGCCATGAAGTGGTTGCCGGCTGCGCCAACTGCTGTGTCAAAGTGGCCGGGTCCAGCCCCACGCCAGCCGCTGCTGTTGTTTGGCCCTGCAGCGCCATCGGCAACAGGAAAGACAACCCGGCCATGAGCCGCATCATTGTGTTCGTCACAGCGGAGCTCCTATTTCAATGTTGTCAGGTACGCCGTCAGGTTGCGGAGATCACTGTTTTTCCAGGTCCGCAGCATGTCTACGTGCGTCTGCAGAGGATCGTGAACCACCACCTGCGGTGCGCCGTTGATGATCTCGAAGCTCATGTGTGTGCCGTCCTTCTGAGTTAGCGAGACGTTGAATGCATCCAGGTGATCCAGGCGGCCCTCAACTGTCCGTCCACCAGAGGTCACGGTCACAGTCTTCCCACCTCTACCGCGACCCGCGCGACCGGAGACGATTGCGTTCTGCAAATCTTTCGGCGAGTACTTGCCGCCGATGCCAGCAAAATCTCCGGTGACGGAGTGGCATGTGCTGCATTTGCCGGCACCGTCGAAGTAGGCCTTACCCATCTGAGTATTGCCCACCACGATGTCCAGCGTTGAAGGCGCACCCCTGTTGCCTAGCGGCTGGCTGTGCAACCACCCAGCGATGGCGACAATGTCATCATTAGCCAGGTTGAACTTGGGCATGCCCTCAGCCTGCCGGCTACCGTGTACGACGGGTTCGATGAGCTCGCCATTCTGATCGTCCAGCACCACCTTGTTGCGGATCAGGTTTGGGCCCACCGATCCCCCACGCGCATCGTCGCCGTGGCAGAAGCTGCAGTTGGCGCTGAACACTTCTTTGCCGTGCGCTATTACAGCGGGAGCTACCGGTGGCCGAGGGGCGTTGTAGGGCTCGGTTTGCAGGCGGCCTTGCGGGCCCGCCGGGCTGGCACCGGCATGGCCCTCTGCTGCCGGCTGCTGAGCTTTCAGGATGGATGGCAAGGATGCCAGTACTATCACCATCCACCACCACTGCGATTTTTGCTTCATTAAAGGCTACCCTCGACTACTACGATCCGACGCGGCTGTTCCCGAAGTGCTCGCGCGCTGCGAGCCTGTTTCTGGCTATGCTAATGCGGCCTTCGCATACGCAAGGCACTTCACAATTTCTTTCTCGCTGTTTGATCCTTCGGGCGGCTGGTACTCCAGCTCGATCGTGGCCGGAAACTTATACTTATCCTTCTTCATCAGTGCCAGCACTTCCTTGATGGGAGTGTCGCCCTGTCCCCATGGCATGTTCGCGCCGCCATTTTCTTTGAACTTGCGATCCTTGAGGTGCACGCTGGTGATGCGCTCATGATTCTTCTGCACGAAGGCAACAGCATCGTGATTGCCAGCGGCGGTATAGTGGCCGATGTCGAGATTGATGCAGTTGTAAGGTGACTGCGACATTGCCTCATCCCAGGTCGTTGGTGTCGCTTGCAGATGGGCATGATACCCAACCCTCGTTTTGTGCTTGAGCGCAAACTTGCCTATGCGCGCGGTCAGGGCAGAATCGCCATCCGGCATCTCCATCGTCAACTGATTCGCGCCAAGAACCTTCACTACCTCGAACGTCCAGTCATATAGCTCATCCGGCATCGCGTTGGTCAGGCTCATTTTGAAACCGTAGATCCAAATGCCTGCGTCGTTGTACAACTTGCGAACTTCTTCGAACTTGGCAGGCGGCGTTGCAAGACGCCACTTGTTGAGTGCTTCCTGATAGGCGAGTTGTTCCGGGCTTGGAGCACGAGGAGCCCGCGGCTCACCGGCAGGGGGGACGGAGGCAGGACGTCCGGCACCCGCAGCAGGGGCAGCGACGGGCCGCGGCCGGGCAGGCGCCTTCGGAGCACCCAGGAACTCTGCCAACGGCTCGTCATGGCTCTCGGTCGCACTGATGCCGTCCCTGACCATGTAACTCACCAGGGATCGGGCGTCGTCCGGCATGTTGTGGTAGCTGTACGCCGTGATGATTCCGACCTGGACGCCGCTGAATACGGAATTAGGTTTGCCCTGGGCAAAGAGCGACCTCGGGTATGACGCTGCAGCCGCGGCGAATGGGAGAGTGGTTGCTGCCAGCTTGCCGAACTGCCGTCGCGTATACGTCATGGTATGGCTCCGATTCTTTTTCAGTTCTGCGAACACTCGTTGGGTGAGGTCGAAGACGTAAATGACATGTCAGACTGCGATCCACGTTAGATCCCCACTGTCACGAAGCGCAATCACTATCATCAGCTCGCGCGAACAGCCGCAAAAAGCCTGAGTGTGGCCAGCCGGGAATTGTCCTTGTGAATCGCTGCGAATTTTAGTATGAGGGCCCAACTCTTAGCAAAGGCGGCTCTGTTCACTGGTGCAATGCCCAGACACGCAGCGCTCTTCCCCACATGACATCACTCAGGCCCTCCGCGCTCATGCCGGGCGGGGTGACTCCTTAGAAGTAGTGAACAAGTCTAACGTCTTCACCTGAGTGAGATGAGCAAGTCTGATTCGTACAGTAATAGTGGTTAGCAATAACACTTGCCATCGATGCGATCCAATCACGAGCCCTGGGCTCATCGCCATCCGCGCTTCTCGCATTCATGGCAGCCGAATCATCCCCCGTGAAACCATAATTCGCCCACGATTTGGGTTGGGTGTGGGCTATCGTCTGTTCTGACGACGCCTGACAAAACAAGCTCAGTGCCCCCCCGTACTAAGAAGTGAAATCTCCTTGACATCGCGTCTGCATTCGCTAGTCTTGGTGATCTCAGCGAGAGCGTATTACTTTGCGTTGCCAAAACTCATAGGACCGTTTCTGCAGGAGATCTCCCATGCTGAACTCCACAGCCCTTGAAGTAGCGATTGGGTTGGCGCTGGTCTTCCTTCTCCTCAGTCTGTTCTGCACCACGATCAATGAGTCCATTGCGGCTGTTCTCGGTTGGAGAGCCAAGACCCTGGAGAAGGGTATCCAAAGTCTGTTCAGTGGCGGCCAGATCACCGTGCTGGATGCGAACAACGTTGCAACGCTGCGCAGCCTGTCCGATGTTGTGTACAACCACGGCCTTGTGCAAGGCCTGTACAAGGGAAGCCCTTCCCAGACGTTTACCCCAGCTTCGCTGATTCATCCGCGCTCACTCCCCTCATACATCCCGTCGCGGGTTTTTGCGAGTACGCTTTACGACATCCTGTTCAACGGACCTGCTCAAGCGTTACGAGATACTTCGCCAGCGGCAAGCCTCAGGAACATGCTCGACTCTCTCAACCAATTGCCTGACAGCAAGGCTAAGGAGGCGCTATTACTGTTGGTGCGAGAGGCTGGAGGCGATGTTGATGCCACACGAAAGGCGATTGAGGGCTGGTTCAACGATGGCATGGATCGTGTTTCCGGCTGGTATAAACGCCGCACACAACTGGTGCTCTTCTCGCTTGGTATTTCCATCGCGATACTGCTGAATATCAACACCATCGCAGTGGCCAAGACGTTCTGGGCGAGTCCGGCCGCGCGCGCCTATGCCATCAAAGCTGCCGAAAGCTACACACCGCCTCCGCAAGAAGCTACCTCGCCAGGATCCACAACGAGCACCGCGGCCTCAAGCGTGAAGAAACTACCAGTAACAGCCTCGGAACAGATCGCTGCGCTTGGCGACCTTGCATTACCGCTCGGTTGGAACAACGGTTGGTATCCATGGCCAAAGAATTCCAACGGTACCGAGTTCACGGGAAGCCAGTTAATTCTGAACTTCGCCATGACAATCCTGGGGTGGACTCTTACTGGATTTGCTGTGACACTTGGCGCTCCCTTCTGGTTCGATCTGTTGAACCAGTTCATGGTTGTTCGTTCTACTGTTAAGCCATCTGAAAAGAGCGGCAACGAAGGATCGAAGGATCCGCAGCCCTCTTAAACACTCAACCTCCACCTCACCGCGCTTCACGCCGGACAAGACATGAAGACCTACCCCTACTCCTTTCACATTGCGCTGGATGGTAACGGCATCAACGGTCTTGAAGGCATGGCGGGGATGTGCCTTTTCCACTTCGATCCAGCAGACAACAGCTACGCCTACAAGGTGAAGTATTACGACGGCGCATCCGCCGGCCACGCTTGCATGGTCAGCCCGGATGGCAAGCATGGTTATCTGGGCAATGCCGGCCAGCACTTGCTGTTCTATGACGCGGCAACGATCGAGGAGCAACAGCGCATCTCTACGCTGCGGTATGAAGCGAACGATTCCACGATTCGAGGCAGCACGCACGTTGTATGGCTGAACGACAAAGAAGTGTTGACCGCAGTAGGCAATTACTTCTATCGCTTTTCCGTGGACAGCCTGGACAAGGGCGAGCGGTTGATGCCACACAACGTGAAGCTGCCACATGGGATGAAGGTAAGTGCGTCCGGCCGATACTTAGCCTACGGCTCCATGGATAACCCAGCCTTTGGGGCCAAGGGCGAAGCGCGGGAAATTGGCATACTCGACTTAGTCACGGGTGAGGTCACGCATCTGCCCATGCCGACGACGTGTTGGCATATCGTCGCGCATCCCAAGAAGGATCTCTTCTACGCAGTATCGTTTCGTGTGCTGCCGCAGGACAACGTGAACTATCACGAGTGGGCAATGGCGTTTTTGAAGGAGTATGCCTACGAGATTGATCCAGCCGAAAAGCGGATTTCACGTCATTGGTCGACAAGTCGGGAGACACCAGCACACATTAATTCCGACATCACGATCTCCGATACAGAACTCATGTTTTGCAATGGCGGCAGTCAGACGATCGTCTGTGTAGACCTGGAGACATTCTCAAAGTATCGCGTGATTGATGAGCGTCCCAGCTTTCTTACGCAGATGAAAAACCCTCGTCAGGTCGGCACGCAGATTTACGACGTGCTCGCACGTGGCGGGCTCTTCAGCAGTTCGAAACACCTGCTGGATGCCATGCGGGTGAGCCGGTTTACTTTTTTGGATTCGATCTATGCGTGTCAGTTGTCGAAGGATCAATCACTGCTTTTCACGGCGAATCGTGGATTGAATCACATCACCGTCTACAACTATCCCGAAGCCACCATTCGACTGAGAGTGCAGATGCCCGATCTGCATGAGTTTATGCCATCGCTTACGACGATTGCCGATCCGCGGCTGGGCTTTCATCACAGCTATCTGATCAGCCCGCAGATGTGACCTGCGGCGTTGCGTTCGCGAGCGTCTCCGCGGCCATGGCGAGCTTGCGAAAGTTACCGGGAATGAGGGACGTCACAAAGCTCTCGGCAGCGGCGGCGACGGTCGATTCAAGAATAGAAGGCACACCCGGAAGTCCCTTTGCATTTAAGCTGAACTCGCCCGCGAAAGTAATACGCGTACCACGCCCGCCAAGGGCCGGTTCAAACGTTGTCAGGCCTGTGCAGCGCGTGCGATCTGGCGCGAAGTGCAGCTCGATTTGCCATGCACATTCATGATTCTTTTCGTGCCACATTGCGCGGTCTGTCCAGGCCAACATATCGGACTTGATGACTGTAGAAAGCACAGCGGGAAACTTAGCCTTTGCCTGCCACAGGTTGACGAGAAAGATGTCGCCATCAGGCTGCGTCGTTCGTTCCTGAACAGCGACGCTCTCAATTTCATCAAGATGAGGCACGAGTTCGCCGAGCCGGTCACGAATGGCTAACCATGCGTCTTCCACTGGGATCTTCACAATTTGAATGGACTTGAATGTTTTCACGGTGCTTCCTTCATGAGTGCTGCGCGTGCGTCGTAGACTTCGCGGCCGAGCGAGAGCGTTTGCCGCAGCGGAATGGAAACATGTTTGCCAGCTACCAGTGAGGCGATGGCAGTGGCAAGTGCAGCACGCGCGGGTCCTGGCGCATAGCCCAGTTCATCTGCCGCCTTCGCATGGCTGTACCAGTAGAACTGCCCAACCATTTTCGCTTGTTCGCGTGTTGTGGTTGGGCGCGTGCCAGAAAACTGCGCCCACATCTCATGCGCGGTCGCGGCCAGAAAGCTGATGGTGTGGTTTGCGTAGAACTGAGGACCGGAGACACCGCAGAGTTCACCGACGGTGCGATGAATCAGCGACCACTCCATGTTTTCGGAACCAAGCAGGTAGCACTCACCACGTCTTCCCTTCTCAGCAGCGAGAATATGCCCCCGAGCGACGTCGGTCGCGGATACGATGTTGCACCCACCGGGAAAGGTAGTGCGAAAAGGATCGGAGAGATAGGCGATGATGATGCCGTTGCTTGGACTAAGTTTTGTGTCGTGCGGACCTACCGTCATGCATGGGTTGACGACCACAAGATCAAGGTCAAGGTCTGCAGCGAGTTTTAGTGCCGTACGTTCCTGGTGCAGCTTACTGAGGCAATATGCTGGCGACGATGTTTCATCGGGCGCATCCGTCTCTGACCGTACTGCGGTGTAACTGGAAGAGCCGAACACCACCGACGAAGACGTAAGTACTACGCGCTTCACGCTCGCGGTGCGTGCTGCAATCAATACGTTAGATACGCCATCAACGGCAGTCTTCTCCAGGTCATCATCGGTGATGCCCCAGTACGAAAACACGGAAGCCACATGGAAAACGACATCGCAACCGGCGACAGCAGGAAGCAGTGTCTCCGGTTGCAGTACATCGCCGTAAACGATGGCGAGAGATAGATCCTTGATCGCACTCAGGTCGCTGCTGGTGCGCACGAAGGCGCGCACCTCATATCCATCCTTGAGCAAAGCACGACAAAGGTTTGCGCCGATGAGACCATTTGCGCCTGTGACAAGAGCGATCATTCAACTCTCCGGATTCTGTGTGCGATTCGGTGCGACGTCTCGCTGAATAGCCCTGGCTAAATCTCTCAAGAAATCGACTGCGCCATCCGTAACAGATTGCAGTTGAGCTTTGTCGATCAATGAAGATACCGGGCTGGCTGCAGCATCTGGCGTATTGGACGACGGCGCGAAGTGTGAGAAACCGTCCGCATCCACATAGATGGGTGGAGGAGGCGTCGTACGCAGCGAGAGCTTCGATGTAAGACGGTCGACCGCAACGCGTGCACTATCGGTAAGCTCGCTGAGTGAGTTGGAGAGCTTCGCGGAAGCAGGCTTAGGCTGTGTGTCGGCAGCAGTCCAGGGCTGGCCAACGCGGTATTCTCGTTGCTCAAATTGCGCGGTGAAGTTTGCGATTGTCTTCGTGAAGAAGTTCTTATACGCATCCGCCACGAGGTAGTTCTTGAGCGCGGGATTCAGGTCAAGTTGCATCATCTGCCAGAACACCGGAAGAGAAAACTCCTGCCGCCCAACGATGGTGATTTCCACTTCATTCGCAGGTGTCCGCTTGAAGATAACGATGCCATCATCGAACCTTGCGGAGTTATTTTCACTCTTGATGGTGCGCCACCAGATTTTCTGCTCGTTCTCCGTGTATCGCGCAAACTCAAGTTTGGAAACATCGATCGGTTGGCCTCCGCTCGGCGCCGTGTAATTGGGCTGCGGCAGATAGATGTTGCGCTCCGCCTGATGCGTCACACGACCAGCCTTATCGCGAAAAACGGGAACACACGAGCCACCGATGTAATCGTTCATCATGCGAATGGAACGGGTAATATCCACCTTTGCCACAAAGTCATCGAATGGGATTGGGATTTCACGCGAGACATGGAACAGGATGGAATGATCGAGGGTGTGAAGCCGCATTCCATTGGCATCCGGCGGGAACTGCAGCACCAGTTGTTCCAGCGGTTCCATGTAGTCCTGCGACGCTTCATAGTCTGCCGCCGTTAAATCCTGCAAAGAGATGTTGAGCGGACGCTCCATCCACTTCAACTTGTCCTTCGCAAACATCACCTTCGATGCATCATTGAGTTGGTTTGCGCTTCCCAGTGTGTAATTCAGACTTAGAAAGGCGGCGAACGAGAGTGGGTCTGCATCCAGGCTGCCGAACTGCGCGGCAAGTGTGCTGTTGATCCTGTCCGTCATCGCGTCCTTAAATGGAAAGAGCAGCCGATCCACACTCTGCAGCCAGGCAATGGCAGTGCGCTGCACTTCGAGCGATCCATTTCGTTTGGCCACAGCATCGGCCACCATGGGATGAACATTCTTTACTGCGGGAAACGGCGTCAGATCTCCAATGACCGAATACTGAGACGGTAGACCCTGTTCACGTAGTAGTTTCGCCACAATGGGAGACGTGTATGGATCGACGCCAAACTTATTTGCGAGCGTCCAGTCCGCCAAGGTTGCGCTGCTGCTTGCGATGATCGTTGAGACAGCGAGCGGCATTGCGCATCGCGAACCTGCGCTGCCATGGTTCGCCAGGTACGCATCCACAATAGCGAAATGAACAGGCGTGTGTTGCAGCAACTCACTGCACACATCTTCCGGGCGCAGACGGTGATAGTACTGCAACTCAGTGTCCTGCAACGGCAAAACGCCAATCAGGTTTTGCGCTGTGCCAGCAAAGCTGAACTCATCATCGGTCTTTGCCTTCGCGAAGCTGATGCGAAAATCCGCATTCTTCCACGAAGCATTGAGGGACGAACCGCTGAGGATGCTGGTTGCAGGAAACCCCGCATCGCAAAGATCTTCGCTAAGGTCTGAGAAATCGTATGCATTCTGTTGCGTGGTTTCGAAGCGATAGCCCGCGAGGTCTGCCACGATAAGTGGGTCGCGATTTTCCAACCAAAACCCTGAGCTGTTCTGAGCTGTGCCAATCGTTACATTGGTGTATCCAGCGTTGTGCAGCCAATCAACCAGATGCTCTACCAATGCAGGGTCGGTGATGCAGGTGGCAGGCTTGAAATAGAAGTTCAGGTCGGGCTTGATGAAGATAGTTAACTGGGCGGCCGAAGTACTTGTCTGCTCGCACCGCAGGTTTAGTACCTGCAACAAGCCCGCCTGCGAAACAGCT contains the following coding sequences:
- a CDS encoding NAD-dependent epimerase/dehydratase family protein, which produces MIALVTGANGLIGANLCRALLKDGYEVRAFVRTSSDLSAIKDLSLAIVYGDVLQPETLLPAVAGCDVVFHVASVFSYWGITDDDLEKTAVDGVSNVLIAARTASVKRVVLTSSSVVFGSSSYTAVRSETDAPDETSSPAYCLSKLHQERTALKLAADLDLDLVVVNPCMTVGPHDTKLSPSNGIIIAYLSDPFRTTFPGGCNIVSATDVARGHILAAEKGRRGECYLLGSENMEWSLIHRTVGELCGVSGPQFYANHTISFLAATAHEMWAQFSGTRPTTTREQAKMVGQFYWYSHAKAADELGYAPGPARAALATAIASLVAGKHVSIPLRQTLSLGREVYDARAALMKEAP
- a CDS encoding DUF362 domain-containing protein — translated: MNDSTQGVVVALVTDPQDKFACFDEAVSQAGLLQVLNLRCEQTSTSAAQLTIFIKPDLNFYFKPATCITDPALVEHLVDWLHNAGYTNVTIGTAQNSSGFWLENRDPLIVADLAGYRFETTQQNAYDFSDLSEDLCDAGFPATSILSGSSLNASWKNADFRISFAKAKTDDEFSFAGTAQNLIGVLPLQDTELQYYHRLRPEDVCSELLQHTPVHFAIVDAYLANHGSAGSRCAMPLAVSTIIASSSATLADWTLANKFGVDPYTSPIVAKLLREQGLPSQYSVIGDLTPFPAVKNVHPMVADAVAKRNGSLEVQRTAIAWLQSVDRLLFPFKDAMTDRINSTLAAQFGSLDADPLSFAAFLSLNYTLGSANQLNDASKVMFAKDKLKWMERPLNISLQDLTAADYEASQDYMEPLEQLVLQFPPDANGMRLHTLDHSILFHVSREIPIPFDDFVAKVDITRSIRMMNDYIGGSCVPVFRDKAGRVTHQAERNIYLPQPNYTAPSGGQPIDVSKLEFARYTENEQKIWWRTIKSENNSARFDDGIVIFKRTPANEVEITIVGRQEFSLPVFWQMMQLDLNPALKNYLVADAYKNFFTKTIANFTAQFEQREYRVGQPWTAADTQPKPASAKLSNSLSELTDSARVAVDRLTSKLSLRTTPPPPIYVDADGFSHFAPSSNTPDAAASPVSSLIDKAQLQSVTDGAVDFLRDLARAIQRDVAPNRTQNPES